TCCTGAACAGACCTGTTTACGAATAGAATAGATATGGAGGGCATAGTCCTTCGGGAAGAAAAGGGGAGGAATATGGAACAAAGATTATCCGTTCAAGCAGAGGTGAAGGGCATTGATGCCACCAGTTTAAAATTAATTGCAGTATTAGCAATGCTAATTGATCATATTGGAGGGCTATTTTTTGCCGATTTTTTGGGCTTTCAGGTGGTAGGCAGAATTACATTGCCTATCATGGCTTTTTTTGTAGCCGAAGGATATATCCATACCAGAAGCTTCAAAAAATATACAATACGCCTTGCTCTAACCGGGCTAGCCAGTGTGGTGCCTTACGGATTGGTATTTAAAGATTGGTATACTTCGGGAAACATCATGCTAACGTTGTTGATGGGCCTACTGGCAATATGGTTCTATGACAACACGACCAATCCTGTACTTAAATACTTGGCGATTTCGGCTCTTTGCGTAGTCTCTTTTTTGGGAGACTGGAGTGTAATTGGAGTGTTACTGGTTCTAGCTTTCTATGTCGCTCGCAAACAACAGAAGATTTACAACGGATGGATTATTGCAATAATTGCGCTTATGTTCATTTTCGGAGTCATCATTATATGGGCTGTTCCCGATTCGCTCAGCATCATGGGCATCAACGCCAGCACAATGAACGAATATCTTTATCCGTTTGCGATCGGCGGGGCCTGTATTTTTGCACTCCCTCTGCTATCCCGATATAATGGAGAGAGGGGAAAAGGCCCACGAACCTTTTTCTATTTGTTTTATCCGCTGCATTTGCTCGCGCTTTATCTGCTGAAGTTGGCTATTGATTATTACATATAAGAAGGGCTGTCTAATAAGTAACTAAAATAAAAAAAATGGACGGGAAACGACATGTTTTCCGTCTATTTTTTTATATAGTGCGATCGGTATGAATGATAACTTGGCGGTGAAAGTCCACCAATATACGCAAAAATACCTTGCTTGGCCTCGTCCCGGATTTCATAACGATTAAGGTGAATCAGTTCTTTCTTCAGTATGCTGTGGAAGGACTGAACTCAATACAAGCATTGTCGAACACGACCGTAAGTAAGTGGTAAAATAGGTGTGTGATAGCGGTCCCACGGACTCTTCATATGTGGATGAAGCAGGGAATATTTTGAGGGTTGAAGGAGGAGCAGCATGAAGATTATGCCTTTACAGAAACGTGGAATCTCCGATAGTCGGCTGGCGCTTGGTTGTATGCCTTTTGGTGGTGAATGGAGCCATGCGCCGTTTACGCAGGAGCATATCGTTGAAGCGGAGAGAGCTGTAGAAGCTGCACGATCCATCGGGATTACGATGTTCGATCATGCGGATATTTATCGTATGGGGAAAGCGGAAGAGATTTTCGGTCAGATTTTAAAGGGACAGCCGGGCTTGCGTGAGCAAATCGTAATTCAGTCCAAATGTGGTATTTTTCTGCCAGATGGTACGCTCCCGGGCCGTTTTGATTTCTCATATGCTCATATTATGGAGTCCGTGGATGGGATCCTGAAGCGTCTGGGTACGGAATATTTGGACATCTTGCTGCTGCATCGCCCCGATCCGCTGGTAGAGCCGGAAGAAGTAGCGAAAGCGTTCAGTGAGCTCAAGGCATCCGGCAAAGTAAGGCATTTTGGCGTCTCTAATATGAATGTAAGCCAAATTCGTTTTCTGGAGCGGAGCCTAACGGAGCCGTTGATCGCTAATCAGCTGGAAATGAGCCTGGCCCATCTGCATTTTGTAGATCAGACCGTACATGTGAACCAGCAGGCGGGGACGAATGTACATTTTGGCGAAGGTTTGCTGGAATATTGCCAAACCGAGGATATTCAGCTCCAAGCCTGGGGACCGCTGGCGCAGGGACGTTTTAGCGGAGGTTCTTTGGAAGGGGCGCCTGAGCATGTCGTTAAGACGGCAGAGCTGGTGCAGAAGCTGGCTTCTGAAAAGGAAACGACACGTGAAGCGATCGTCCTTGGCTGGCTTATGAAGCATCCAGCACGGATTCAGCCTGTCATTGGCAGCGCCAATCCTGAACGAATCAAAGCATGTCAGGATGCGGAACGCCAGAGCGAGCTGATGACCCGTGAGGAATGGTATGAATTGTACGTCAGTGCGCGCGGACAAGCCTTGCCATAACTCGTTTAAAAGCCCTTTCCCTCGTCTCATTAACAGACGGAGGGAGGGGCTATTTACATGGATGTATCTCATATTTGCCTCAGTAGCTATTCCTCTTCGTAGCGTGCAAGGGCCTTGGCTGTTGTCTCCTTCATTCGTGAGATCAGCCGGGAGCCTTGGACGACCTTGACACGTTTGCCCAGGAAACGGATTTTGGATAACACATATTCACATTCGTCTGCCTGGAAAGTGAGTGTAATACGATAGGTATCTGCTTCCTGAACATATTCGACCTCTTTTTCAAAGCAGGAAAAAGCATATAAAATACGAGACATTTCACCGTTATATACAGGAACAATTTCGATGATGCCCTGTTCCTTGCGCGACTCCAGTATACCGAGTATACGTTGGGTGAATTTATCGGCCTCTTCGGGTAGAAGCTCATCTTCCGTGATGTTCACGATATTAGATAGCTTGGTAGACATGAGCGCGCGGTGTCTGCGATTATACCACAGCAGGCTCCATTCTTTTTTGACCATGGAAAACTCCAGCTTATATGGAAAACCGGACATTCGCTCATGCAAGCGTCCGTTGCGCAGTTTGTAGGTCACACAGATGCCAGAACGGGATCGCAGAATGGAACGCAATTCACGCAAGAGTGGATGGTATACCGAGACAGCAGGGATACCTGCCTTTTCCCGCAAACTTCCATCGGCCTCCAGCGGCTCGTCGTCTGCAAGTAATTGCCGAAGCTTATCAAGTGTAGCCGGGGTAAAACCCTCTGTCGCTGCCGAGTCTGCAAGCATAGATTTGAGCCAAATTCTTTCCTGTGATGTGGTAGCAAAAGCGCCCGATTCATCCAGCCGTGAGACGATCTGGTAGTTAAATATTTTCTCGAACAGGCTCATAATAGGCTTGCAGCTCCTTCCATTCCTGTCTGAATTCCTTCCGTAGCCGCTGAGGCTCCAATACCTCACAGCTTGATCCGAAGCTGCGAATCCACGGTTTAATCTCAGTGATTCCATTCACTGTGATTTCATAGATAAAGGATTCACTTTCCTCCTCCGCGATCGTACCCCATTGTCCCTGTGACAGCACACGTTCCCGAATAAAGTTGCGCTTCGCGCCCTCAGGATTGAAAAAACGTACCCGCACCTTCACAGGACGACCCGTATCAACAAGCCAGCTGTACCGCATTTTTTCTTCCAACACCGCTAGCAGATCGGCATGAAACTGCTCTGGTACAGGCTTGCCCTCCACCAATTGAGTCATGCCCTCCATACGAAACTTCATGATTCCTTTACCGCCTACATGACCCAGAATATACCAACGTCCATATTGATGATCATAGATGACTTGTAGGGGCAGAATGGTGTGTTCACGGCCGTCGGTCTCTTTTTCAAACAGCGGGTTTGTGTTTTGTGACCCGTACATGCTTCGTTTGGACGTCGAAAAATATAAAAAAGTTACACAGCGGCGTTGCCGAATGGCGTGTAGAAGCGGATGAATATGGGCTTCGTCCAGAATGCGTGAATAATAGTGGTATTTATATAAAAAAGGTTCGGCCATCTCCCGATCTCCGAGCTGACGGCGCATGGCTTTTTTAAGATGATCTCGCAGCAGATATCCCTGTACAGAGGGGAGCTGGGTGTTGGCCATAATGTCTACAAAATCATATAAGTCCAGCAGCTCCTCGTCCGTCAGTTCTGTCACCAGATCGTTGCGGACAGCATAGCGGTAAGGTCTGCCGCCGGGTTCCTTGCGAACGACGCCGACTTCAACCAGATATTTCAGATCGGAACGAATCGTTTTCTCATCCGGTAGTGAACTGTCGGAAGGCAGCCCGTTGCAGCAAGCATCCAATAGTTCCATGGTGGTCATAGGCTGTGACTGTAGCGCTGTCAGCAGAAGGGATAAGCGGACGCTTTCCGATTCCTTGAGCGATTTGGCCCGAAACAGAAATAACAATAATGGATCAGCCGATTCGTAATAATTAAAGCGCAGCATCTCATTAAAATCATGTCCGTGTTCCGCAGGCAACTGCTGTTGTACCGATTGGACAATTTCCTTGAGACGCCGAATTGTTTTATCAAAGGTATGTACCGAAATGCCCAGTCTATCTGCGAATTGCTGCCGATTATAGGCGCCGCTTGTTAATGTGAGCATACGCAGGAATTGAATTTCTTTATCAAAACTTTCTCTCGCCATGATGCATTCCCCGTTTCTGTTGCCGTTCTCCGAAAGCAAGTATCCCTTTATTCTAACAGGGAAGGGATGCAGGAAAAAGGGAAATTATTCATCTTTGTAATACTTTCACCATGTTCACGACTTCCAAAATAAAGCATCATAGGAGTATAAGATAGCACGATGAAATAAGAAGCAATACATAACAGAAGGGTGATGCAACATGTTTGGACGACGCAAAAATGAAGTGTTATATCCATGGGTAGGTAAGCTTTCGATTTATGAAACGATTAAGCAGGGACTGGACCCTCAGGGCAGGCTTACGGATGATCATTTACCAGATGATGAAGAATATTGGGCAGGTCACACGATGCGTTGGGTGGCAGGAGGATTGGATGGAGCATTTGGGCATCATGGCGCTGTCGGAGATGGAGAGACTGACAAAATTAAGGATCTGGCGCAGTTGTTGTCCAGACAATGCCGCAAGCCAGGGATGAAGACGAGACGTGAGACGTATGTACGCTTGATGGAGGAAAATGCGCTCAGCCTGATTGATCCGCTGCTAGATGCGGTGCGCGAGCATCCAGCAATTCAGCCGGATCGATTGTATGAGGAAGCACGTTGGCTGGCTGAGCACGGAGCACATCGCAATGTGGTGAAGGTCGGTATTGCGCTGCTTGGATTACTGGAGACGGATCAGCACCACGAACTTATTTTAACACTAGCCAAGCATGATGAATTCACGCTATATGCAGCTGTAGCTATCCGTAATATTTCGGAGCAGGCCAACGAACAATTGTATAATTTAGCCTCACAGGTACATGGCTGGGGACGTATTCACGTAGTAGAACGGCTGGAGCCTGCGCGGCAGGAAATACGTGACTGGTTATTAAGGGAAGGATTCCGCAACAATGTCATGTATGAGTATCTTGCTTATGAGTGTGCTCATAAAGGCGAACTGCATACAGCCATCGCTGTACCGCACATTGATCAGGAGTTGTTTGACGGGGCGGGTGATATTCTATCGGCTTTGCTGGCAGCAGGCGGACCTGCGGAAAGTATAGACGATTATGAGCATGCCACTATGGTCATAGGCAACTACCTTCGCCATGCTAAGACCATGTGTACGACTGTGAAGCATTTTACGATCATCATGGATATTGCGGATTTTCTCGATGAAGAAGACGATTCATGGGAGGCACGTTATGAGCATGAATGGACGCCGGAATTACGTAAACGTTACGCGTCAATATGCCAGCAGATGATGGACGATCCGCAGTGGGTGAAGCCGGTAGAGCAGGAACTGCAGTATGCAGATTCACCGCATCTCCACTGCGCCATTCGCGTAGCTCGAATGCTAGCACTAGATGTATGGCCCGTGCTATTTGATCAATTAAGTAAATATCCAGTCAAGCCTAATCTATACTTTGAACTCATCAAGACAGAGGATGAACAGCGGGCTCGTAAGCTGGTGGCTTTTGCAGAAAAGCACTTGCCTCTGGAAGAAATTGCTTCTGGTCCTGCTGATGTGCCGGGCTTTGGACCGGAGTATGAAGCGCATCAATGTCTGGGTATTTTGCTTCAGCTATTGTCTTCTTACGAAGGAATGGGACAAGAGCTAGTTGCTGCCGGACTTTGGAGTCCGGTGATCTCCAATCGTCATGCAGCACTTCATGTACTCAAGGAATGGCCTTCTGAGATGTGGGGAGAGGAAACGACAGAGCGTCTTCGCCGCTTATCGATAGATGAAACGGAGGAGTCGATTAGAGAACAGATTCGGGAAATACTTTAATGATAAGGGAGGGAACAACATGACGGATATGAAGCATGGGCAGGGTTTCATTCAACCGGAAATGCGTGAGACGATTTTGCGTGAGCTGCGCGCGTTGGAGCAAGCGGAGCAGGTGCGCATTGTATACGCCTGTGAATCAGGTAGTCGGGCGTGGGGGTTTCCTTCACAGGACAGTGACTATGATGTACGATTTATCTATGTAAGACCCATAGAATGGTATTTATCTATTTTTGATAAGCGGGATGTGATTGAACGGCCAATCAGCGATTTGCTGGATATAAACGGCTGGGATTTAAAAAAGGCGCTCCAATTGTTTCGCAAATCCAATCCGCCTTTGCTGGAATGGCTGCAATCTCCGATTTCCTATCTGGAGCAATATGCAGTGGCTGATCAGATTCGTGCGATCTCGCCGTTAACCTTCTCTCCGAAGTCCTGCATGTACCATTATCTGAATATGGCGCGGGGAAATTATCGGGATTATTTGCAGGGAGAACAGGTGAAGATTAAAAAGTATTTTTACGTGCTGCGCCCGTTGCTGGCCTGTAGCTGGATTGAACGTCACAACAGCATGCCTCCAATGGAATTCGTAGAATTGCTAGAGGAACTCATTCCGGCACATACCGAACTTTATCAGGTGATCGAACATTTGCTTGATCGTAAAAAAGCGGGCGAGGAGCTGGATGTGGAGCCACAGCTTTCGGTGGTGAATGATTTTATCCAGCAGCAAATTGCTTATTTTGAACAAAAGGCGCCCTTGCTTCAGCATATGGAGAGTGGACGTGATCAGCAGTTGGATGATATGTTCCGCGCTGCGGTGAATGAAGTATGGAAAGTATAAGCTGGGAAGGAGAAGTAGAGTATGCACATCACGCTAAAAGCAACCGGAAACAATGCTGGGATGATTTCGCACTTGCTTGCCAAAAATCCCTACAATACGTATGATCGCACGGAAAAGGGTGCGCGTGTACGCATGGTGTACACCGTGTTTACCGAGGAAGAGGCAGAAATCGTCATTCAGGCTTCGCCAGATTCGATAGATTTGGTCAAAAACAGTCCAGATAGCTATGATATTACACAATATATTAATGACCGGGAGTTTGTAACCAGCAGCTTATTTTGCACCTATATTCGTGGCTCGCTTGGTACGGCACTGAACGGCAAACCCAAAGAAGAGTATGCAGAATGGGTGACGCATCCTTTCGCGCTGGAGTTATCGTTTGGGCCTGTTGCTTCGGATTTACCGGATTCTGTGGTGGAGGGACTATTTGCTCCGCTGGGCTATCAAGTGGACATAGAACGAGGGGAAGCAGACTATTCTTTTCAGCTGAAAAATCGAAGCACTGTCAGATATGTCACGTTAAGTGGCCATCAGACGGTGCAGTATGCGCTACGTCAGTTATTGCTGTTGATTCCGGTGTTGGATAACTATAAGCACTACTATATCAGTGAAGAAGAGTTTGACAAGCTGAGACGTTACGGTGAAGGCTGGCTGTCAGCGCATCCGCTACGCGAGCTTATCATTCGACGCACGCTTCGTTTTACCAATCTGATTGAGCAATTTGAGCAATCTGATTGTGATGAAATAGGTATTAAAAAACATATTGAAAAGGATACTGTCCAAGCTCAAAAGGATAAGCACGAACAGATTCAACAGCCAGAACAGCCACATGAGGAAGGGAAGCAACAGCCTACAGTACGGCTAAATGAGCTGCGGTATCAAGCTATTATGGACGTAATTCGCAAGCTGCCTCGCAGACAGAAAATCGTAGATTTGGGTTCAGGGGAAGGGAAGCTATCGGCTCGGATGGCCCGAATGACGGGCGTTGAAGAGATTTGGGCGGTGGAGCCGTCTGCGTATGCACAGTTGAGAGCCGTGGAGCGTTTTAACAAGCTGGAAAGGCATGCCGATGCGACCAGTCCTACACCCATGATGGGCTCTCTCTTTTATTATGATGAACAATTGCGGGGAAAAGATGTGATGATCCTATGTGAGGTCATTGAGCATGTGGATGAGCATCGTCTGAACCGGGTGATGAAGACGATTGTAACGGAGTATCAGCCGGGCGTGCTGATCGTGACGACTCCCAATCGTGAATATAATGAAGTGTATCGTATGAATCAGCAAGAGATGCGGCATGGCGATCACCGTTTTGAATGGAGTAGAAGCGAGTTTCAGGAACGATGTGAGCAGTGGATTGTGGAAGCTCCTTATTCGGTAGCGCTGAAGGGGATCGGAGAAGAGGTCGAAGGCTTTGGACAACCGACCCAAATGGCTATATTTACGCGCAGAAAGGAGCAGAAGGAAGCATGAGCAATTCATCCAAACGTACGATTCATTTACCGCATGCTGGACTGGTTGTGTTGGTGGGGGCCTCCAACAGTGGGAAAACCACATTATTAGACAAGCTGGTGAGCGAAGGGATTCTGCTGGAGACAGAAGTGGTATCCTCGGATCATTTTCGCAAGCTGGTCGGAGATACGGAATTTATAGACTGGAGTGGACTTCCAAGACTGGAATCGGACGTACTGTTCTATGAGTATCAGCAAATGTCAGCCAAGGCGTTTGAGGCGATGGATACGATTCTGGCTATGCGCTGTCGCTTGAATAAGCTGACGGTTGTGGATGCCACCCATTTGTATGCTGAGGACCGTCAAAAATATGTACAGTTGGCA
The Paenibacillus peoriae DNA segment above includes these coding regions:
- a CDS encoding 3' terminal RNA ribose 2'-O-methyltransferase Hen1; this encodes MHITLKATGNNAGMISHLLAKNPYNTYDRTEKGARVRMVYTVFTEEEAEIVIQASPDSIDLVKNSPDSYDITQYINDREFVTSSLFCTYIRGSLGTALNGKPKEEYAEWVTHPFALELSFGPVASDLPDSVVEGLFAPLGYQVDIERGEADYSFQLKNRSTVRYVTLSGHQTVQYALRQLLLLIPVLDNYKHYYISEEEFDKLRRYGEGWLSAHPLRELIIRRTLRFTNLIEQFEQSDCDEIGIKKHIEKDTVQAQKDKHEQIQQPEQPHEEGKQQPTVRLNELRYQAIMDVIRKLPRRQKIVDLGSGEGKLSARMARMTGVEEIWAVEPSAYAQLRAVERFNKLERHADATSPTPMMGSLFYYDEQLRGKDVMILCEVIEHVDEHRLNRVMKTIVTEYQPGVLIVTTPNREYNEVYRMNQQEMRHGDHRFEWSRSEFQERCEQWIVEAPYSVALKGIGEEVEGFGQPTQMAIFTRRKEQKEA
- a CDS encoding helix-turn-helix transcriptional regulator, with product MARESFDKEIQFLRMLTLTSGAYNRQQFADRLGISVHTFDKTIRRLKEIVQSVQQQLPAEHGHDFNEMLRFNYYESADPLLLFLFRAKSLKESESVRLSLLLTALQSQPMTTMELLDACCNGLPSDSSLPDEKTIRSDLKYLVEVGVVRKEPGGRPYRYAVRNDLVTELTDEELLDLYDFVDIMANTQLPSVQGYLLRDHLKKAMRRQLGDREMAEPFLYKYHYYSRILDEAHIHPLLHAIRQRRCVTFLYFSTSKRSMYGSQNTNPLFEKETDGREHTILPLQVIYDHQYGRWYILGHVGGKGIMKFRMEGMTQLVEGKPVPEQFHADLLAVLEEKMRYSWLVDTGRPVKVRVRFFNPEGAKRNFIRERVLSQGQWGTIAEEESESFIYEITVNGITEIKPWIRSFGSSCEVLEPQRLRKEFRQEWKELQAYYEPVRENI
- a CDS encoding TraX family protein — protein: MEQRLSVQAEVKGIDATSLKLIAVLAMLIDHIGGLFFADFLGFQVVGRITLPIMAFFVAEGYIHTRSFKKYTIRLALTGLASVVPYGLVFKDWYTSGNIMLTLLMGLLAIWFYDNTTNPVLKYLAISALCVVSFLGDWSVIGVLLVLAFYVARKQQKIYNGWIIAIIALMFIFGVIIIWAVPDSLSIMGINASTMNEYLYPFAIGGACIFALPLLSRYNGERGKGPRTFFYLFYPLHLLALYLLKLAIDYYI
- a CDS encoding WYL domain-containing protein — translated: MSLFEKIFNYQIVSRLDESGAFATTSQERIWLKSMLADSAATEGFTPATLDKLRQLLADDEPLEADGSLREKAGIPAVSVYHPLLRELRSILRSRSGICVTYKLRNGRLHERMSGFPYKLEFSMVKKEWSLLWYNRRHRALMSTKLSNIVNITEDELLPEEADKFTQRILGILESRKEQGIIEIVPVYNGEMSRILYAFSCFEKEVEYVQEADTYRITLTFQADECEYVLSKIRFLGKRVKVVQGSRLISRMKETTAKALARYEEE
- a CDS encoding nucleotidyltransferase domain-containing protein; its protein translation is MTDMKHGQGFIQPEMRETILRELRALEQAEQVRIVYACESGSRAWGFPSQDSDYDVRFIYVRPIEWYLSIFDKRDVIERPISDLLDINGWDLKKALQLFRKSNPPLLEWLQSPISYLEQYAVADQIRAISPLTFSPKSCMYHYLNMARGNYRDYLQGEQVKIKKYFYVLRPLLACSWIERHNSMPPMEFVELLEELIPAHTELYQVIEHLLDRKKAGEELDVEPQLSVVNDFIQQQIAYFEQKAPLLQHMESGRDQQLDDMFRAAVNEVWKV
- a CDS encoding aldo/keto reductase is translated as MKIMPLQKRGISDSRLALGCMPFGGEWSHAPFTQEHIVEAERAVEAARSIGITMFDHADIYRMGKAEEIFGQILKGQPGLREQIVIQSKCGIFLPDGTLPGRFDFSYAHIMESVDGILKRLGTEYLDILLLHRPDPLVEPEEVAKAFSELKASGKVRHFGVSNMNVSQIRFLERSLTEPLIANQLEMSLAHLHFVDQTVHVNQQAGTNVHFGEGLLEYCQTEDIQLQAWGPLAQGRFSGGSLEGAPEHVVKTAELVQKLASEKETTREAIVLGWLMKHPARIQPVIGSANPERIKACQDAERQSELMTREEWYELYVSARGQALP